Proteins co-encoded in one Cervus canadensis isolate Bull #8, Minnesota chromosome 15, ASM1932006v1, whole genome shotgun sequence genomic window:
- the CHRNA1 gene encoding acetylcholine receptor subunit alpha, translated as MEPRPLLLLLGLCSAGLVLGSKHETRLVAKLFEGYNSVVRPVEDHRNVVEVTVGLQLIQLINVDEVNQIVTTNVRLKQQWVDYNLKWNPDDYGGVKKIHIPSEKIWRPDIVLYNNADGDFAIVKFTKVLLDYTGHITWTPPAIFKSYCEIIVTHFPFDEQNCSMKLGTWTYDGSVVAINPESDQPDLSNFMESGEWVIKESRGWKHWVFYACCPSTPYLDITYHFVMQRLPLYFIVNVIIPCLLFSFLTGLVFYLPTDSGEKMTLSISVLLSLTVFLLVIVELIPSTSSAVPLIGKYMLFTMVFVIASIIITVIIINTHHRSPSTHVMPEWVRKVFIDTIPNIMFFSTMKRPSREKQDKKIFTEDIDISDISGKPGPPPMGFHSPLIKHPEVKSAIEGIKYIAETMKSDQESNNAAEEWKYVAMVMDHILLAVFMLVCIIGTLAVFAGRLIELNQQG; from the exons CTGGCCTCGTCCTGGGCTCCAAACATGAGACCCGTCTGGTGGCAAAGCTCTTTGAAGGCTACAACAGTGTGGTACGGCCCGTGGAAGACCACCGCAATGTCGTGGAGGTCACGGTGGGCCTGCAGCTGATACAGCTCATCAACGTG GATGAAGTAAATCAGATCGTGACAACCAATGTTCGTCTGAAACAG CAATGGGTGGATTACAACTTAAAATGGAATCCAGATGACTATGGTGGcgtgaaaaaaattcacattccCTCGGAAAAGATCTGGCGTCCAGACATCGTTCTTTATAACAA tgcagatggtgactttgcCATTGTCAAGTTCACCAAAGTGCTCCTGGACTACACTGGCCACATCACGTGGACACCTCCCGCCATCTTTAAAAGCTACTGTGAGATCATCGTCACCCACTTTCCCTTTGATGAACAGAACTGCAGCATGAAGCTGGGCACGTGGACCTATGACGGCTCCGTGGTGGCCATCAACCCG GAAAGCGACCAGCCAGACCTGAGCAACTTCATGGAGAGTGGAGAATGGGTGATCAAGGAGTCCCGGGGCTGGAAGCACTGGGTGTTCTACGCCTGCTGCCCCTCCACCCCCTACCTGGACATCACCTACCACTTTGTCATGCAGCGCCTGCCCCTCTACTTTATCGTCAACGTCATCATCCCCTGCCTGCTCTTCTCCTTCTTAACCGGCCTGGTGTTCTACCTGCCCACAGACTCAG GAGAGAAGATGACCCTGAGCATCTCTGTCTTGCTGTCCTTGACCGTGTTCCTTCTGGTCATTGTGGAGCTGATCCCTTCCACCTCCAGCGCCGTGCCCTTGATCGGGAAGTACATGTTGTTTACCATGGTGTTCGTCATCGCATCCATCATCATCACCGTCATCATCATCAACACGCACCACCGCTCCCCCAGCACCCACGTCATGCCCGAGTGGGTGCGGAAG GTTTTTATCGACACTATCCCAAATATCATGTTCTTCTCCACGATGAAAAGAccatccagagaaaaacaagacaaaaagattTTTACAGAAGACATTGATATTTCTGACATTTCTGGGAAGCCAGGGCCTCCACCAATGGGTTTCCACTCTCCCCTGATCAAACACCCCGAGGTGAAAAGTGCCATTGAGGGCATCAAATACATCGCAGAGACCATGAAGTCGGACCAGGAGTCCAATAAC GCGGCTGAGGAATGGAAGTATGTTGCGATGGTGATGGACCACattctcctggcagtcttcatGCTCGTCTGCATCATCGGAACCCTGGCTGTGTTTGCAGGTCGGCTCATTGAATTAAATCAGCAAGGATGA